From the genome of Delphinus delphis chromosome 8, mDelDel1.2, whole genome shotgun sequence, one region includes:
- the OR2AT4 gene encoding LOW QUALITY PROTEIN: olfactory receptor 2AT4 (The sequence of the model RefSeq protein was modified relative to this genomic sequence to represent the inferred CDS: inserted 1 base in 1 codon) produces the protein MEATCNGSKDSSPVFYLVGIPSLLESLFLLVFLIFLLISLLILVGNELILVSVVAESSLHKPMYFFLINLSALDILSTTTTVPKMLSLFLLGDQYLSFSACFLQMYLFHGLNCSEAFILVVMAYDCYVAICRPLHYXALMTPQTSAALATSAWLTALLLPIPAVLQTFHMAFDNTVHIYHCFCDLLAAVQASCSDTMPQTFMGFCIAMVVSFLPLLLVLLSYAHILASVLHVSSREGRSKAFSTCSSHLLVGTYYSSIAIAYVAYRADLPLDFHIMGNVVHAILSPVLNALIYTLRNKDVKAAITKMACPQGPGNSGTLDP, from the exons ATGGAAGCCACCTGTAATGGATCAAAGGACTCCTCACCTGTGTTCTACCTGGTGGGCATCCCCTCTCTGCTTGAATCCCTCTTCCTCCTTGTCTTCTTGATTTTCCTCTTAATCTCTCTGCTtattctggtgggaaatgagctgATCCTTGTGTCTGTGGTGGCAGAGTCCAGCCTCCACAAGCCCATGTACTTCTTCCTGATCAACCTCTCAGCCCTGGACATCCTCTCTACTACAACCACTGTCCCCAAGATGCTGTCCCTATTCTTGCTTGGGGACCAGTACCTCAGCTTCTCTGCTTGCTTCCTGCAGATGTACCTATTCCATGGCCTTAACTGCTCTGAAGCCTTCATCCTGGTGGTCATGGCCTATGACTGCTATGTGGCTATCTGCCGCCCACTGCACT TTGCCCTCATGACCCCACAGACCAGTGCTGCACTGGCAACCAGTGCCTGGCTCACTGCCCTCCTTCTGCCCATCCCAGCAGTGCTGCAGACCTTCCACATGGCTTTTGACAACACTGTTCACATCTACCACTGCTTCTGTGACCTCTTGGCTGCAGTCCAGGCCTCCTGCTCTGACACCATGCCCCAGACCTTCATGGGCTTCTGCATCGCCATGGTGGTGTCCTTCCTGCCCCTTCTCCTGGTGCTTCTTTCCTATGCCCACATCCTGGCCTCAGTGCTTCACGTCAGCTCCCGAGAAGGACGCTCAAAAGCCTTCTCCACCTGCAGCTCCCACCTCCTGGTTGGCACCTACTACTCATCCATTGCCATAGCCTATGTGGCCTACAGGGCTGACCTACCCCTCGACTTCCACATCATGGGCAACGTGGTGCATGCTATTCTCTCACCTGTCCTCAACGCTCTCATCTACACGCTGAGGAACAAGGATGTCAAAGCAGCCATCACCAAAATGGCATGTCCCCAGGGCCCAGGGAATTCTGGGACCCTTGATCCTTAG